The segment ATCGTTAATTGCAGGAGTGCATAGTGTGATATCAGCTGTAAACACTAAGTTAAAAGGATTAGAAACAACAGATAACATTTCTGATGAATTGAAAGGAAAGATTGTTGCTGTTGAAACAGAAGGTAAGGCATTCTTGGATAAGTTGAAAAGTGGTAATGCTGAACTTGGTAAAAAAGATGCTTCTGATGATGATACAAAGAAAGCTATAGATAGAATTGGTAAAACGGATGGTGATAAAGGAGTTGCTGAATTGATTAAGCTTAATACGGCGATCGATGCATTGTTAAAGCTTGCTATAGATGCAATAGAAGCATCAATAGGAGAACTTACGGTTAAGTCTGCTGTGTCAAATAACTGAATA is part of the Borrelia duttonii Ly genome and harbors:
- a CDS encoding Vsp/OspC family lipoprotein, producing the protein MMVMMGCNSGGGIKEGGEEGQVKKGDGSVIDLKGVSKRIKDAVEFAGKVKEVHVLVKSVDELAKAIGKKIDANGSLADEAGQNGSLIAGVHSVISAVNTKLKGLETTDNISDELKGKIVAVETEGKAFLDKLKSGNAELGKKDASDDDTKKAIDRIGKTDGDKGVAELIKLNTAIDALLKLAIDAIEASIGELTVKSAVSNN